The Rhododendron vialii isolate Sample 1 chromosome 1a, ASM3025357v1 region AATCAGCTTGCTATGTTGTATCCGACATGAACTCTCAATGCAAAGATATTAGTAAATTGGGGGTGCCGGACAGCATGCGTGATGGGCCAATCCGGGTCGTCCGTGCTCAGCAATGAATGACTCAGATTGCATCTTGACCGAACAGATCTCGATCGTCTATTGCTGTTCAGCTGAGATACAATATGAGTTGTCCATTGCCGAGCATGGACGGCCCGAATCGGCCCAACACACATGTTGTCCTTAACGCACCCCGTATTAAGGGCTCAAGCAATGAGACATTAATCTCCATGGGTTCGTTTAGTTTGCCtattttacttatttatttagGCTTCATTTGGCCCAAATTTTGGCGACTTTTTGGCAAGCTCTTTTTGGTTCTTCTCTCTTAATTCTCACTAGATTCCGTTCTACTTTTAACATCACATCGTTCGCctcgatgagagaaatagaaaaagtatCAATATCTTATCGAGACAAGCAATGCAATGTCAAAGTTTGAACCATATCTCGTAAGAATTatacaataaaaaaacaaacgcACCAAAAAGTTGCCAAAAAATTAGGCCAAAGGGGGCCTAATACTTAATTTGCTAATCTACTTGGATGCTCGTTTCGCTTATTAACTTAATTTGTTAACTTATCTGCTCTTAGTTTAGTTGAAAATAAATACTACCCCTGCTCCGAGTGATCTGATGTGTAAATTTTACCATTGCCATGGAcctatgagaaatttttcggtccCGGGCGGGTATATCCCTCGTGGTACCCGTTCGGCACATTCGGACCATTTAATACACGActcagattgaaactctctctcctctcatcccaacactctctttcctttttctttctccaaatttgagccgtccaaaaacgcaATAAACAGCTCGAATGCTCTGAACgagcaccacgtgatacccaccgacactgaaaatttttccggTCTGTAGCCGCGAAAGTCACTTTTCCCAAAAGGAAAATTGCTCCATTAGTGAACAATAAAACGGCATTTATAACAAAGCAAAATCCCATATTTTAATACTAGTTGCAAGATACTAGTAATTCCAAGCATTTCTAAAGGTCGTACCCTGCTACTATGTCCATCAATGTGTTCAAATTTTGAGTCGATCTCCCTTTGGGTCCAAAAGCCTTCAAAGCAAACTCTTTGTACTTTCCAACTTGCTCCCTCAATTCCTTCCCCTTCTCATGGGACAAAACCAGTTCAAGGGCAGACATTGTGCTACCTTCTGTGAAGACTCCACCCTCCACCCTCACCCCAATCTTCCACACATTCTCCACCATCCACGCGTCCACCTGTTGATCCCCGAAGAACGGCCTACCGATGATTGGCACGCCGGCCTCGACGCTCTCCATCACCGAATTCCAGCCGCAGTGGGTTAAGAAAACCCCGACTGAGCGATGCTCTAAAACTTGCACCTGAGGCGCCCACGGCACTATTTTCCCTAGCTCACTTGTTCTCTTCAGGAATCCTTCCGGTAGATGTTGTTTGAAATTGTCTCTGAGAGACCAGAGAAACGGTGTGCTTCTAGCTTCTAGTGCTTCAGCTAACGCCGCTAGCTGttcaaaataaattacaacgttatatatataattgtacaTTTTAAGAGTTCAAGCTTAATTTTAGTACACTACCTCAACCGGTGGCGGTGTAGCCACAGATCCAAAGCCGATGTACGCCACTGAAGCTGCTTTACGCCGGTCCAACCACGGGATACACCCGTACTCATCCAAGTTGGACGACGGCAGTGGTGATATCGAGTTGAACGGGCCACAGGTGAGGAGCTTCTGAAACTTCGACGCGAGAACTTTCATGGGTTCAGGTTCCAGTTCGTCGAAGGAGTTTATGGCAACTGCGGTCGCTTTGTGCAAAACCTGGCCCATTTTGTATAGCATCATTGAGAAGGGTGATTCTAAGTTTCCATACACGACTCCGCTGGGCAAGTCCCCGAGTCGTACCTCCGAAAATCCCGGGACGAATTTCACGATTTCGTCTTCGCGTCCAGCAGTATCTGTGTGTATCAAGAAGTAGTCCATCAATTATTGAATCACAAGTGTTAGAGTACatgaaaacaaaacatgaaaggGTCCATGAAATTCGAATGAATGGTTcagaaaacaaaacatgaaaggGTCCATGAAAGATgtgaatctaaaccgttcattcCAGTTTCTTGGACCA contains the following coding sequences:
- the LOC131333970 gene encoding anthocyanidin 3-O-galactosyltransferase 3GT6, whose protein sequence is MTNSSKDRHVAVLPFPFSTHAAPILSIIRRLASAAPNVTFSFFSTPQSIQTLFPSENRENNIRPHATSDGVPEGFVFSGKHHEDINLFLAAGKESFEAGMKAAEEETGRRIDCVVSDAFMWFSCELAEEMGVPWVALWTSGACSLAAHCYTDLIRETVGMHDTAGREDEIVKFVPGFSEVRLGDLPSGVVYGNLESPFSMMLYKMGQVLHKATAVAINSFDELEPEPMKVLASKFQKLLTCGPFNSISPLPSSNLDEYGCIPWLDRRKAASVAYIGFGSVATPPPVELAALAEALEARSTPFLWSLRDNFKQHLPEGFLKRTSELGKIVPWAPQVQVLEHRSVGVFLTHCGWNSVMESVEAGVPIIGRPFFGDQQVDAWMVENVWKIGVRVEGGVFTEGSTMSALELVLSHEKGKELREQVGKYKEFALKAFGPKGRSTQNLNTLMDIVAGYDL